The DNA window AGCGCAAGCAGCGACAGTAAAATGATAACCCAACGTCTGGTTTTACTCATATTGATTGCCCTTTGGCCTCATCCAGCTTGCCCTGCGCCAATAGTAACAAATCGCAGACTTCGCGTACCGCGCCGCGTCCGCCATTAATCCGGGTGATGTAATCGGCGCGCGGCAGCAGCAGCGGATGCGCATCCGCGACGGCGACGCTGAGGCCCACTTCGGCCATCACCGGCCAGTCAATCAGATCGTCGCCGATGTAGGCGACTTCCTCTGGCCGCACGCCCAGTTTGTCAGTGAGATCGCGGAACGCCAGCAGCTTGTCCGACTGCCCCTGATACAAATGCGTAATGCCCAGCGTCTGACAGCGATCTTCTACCAGTTTAGCTTTTCGTCCGGTAATAATCGCCACTTCAATGCCAGAGGTCAGCGCGCAGCGGATACCATAGCCATCGCGGACGTTGAACGCTTTCAGCTCCTCGCCGTGATTACCCATATAGATAAGCCCGTCGGATAATACACCGTCGACATCGAGGATCAGTAGACGGATCTTAGCCGCGCGATCGAGAAACGTCTGGCTTACCGGCCCATAGCAGGTCGCTAACTGAGCATCAGCATTATTCATTATTTTTTCCTTACTTACACTACGCCCGCGCGCAGGAGATCGTGCATATGTACCACACCCAGCAGATGGTCGCCATCGGCAACCAGCACGCAGGTGATATGACGGGATTGCATCAGGTTTAGCGCATCCACCGCGAGGGTGCCGGGACGGATGCGGATCCCTCCCCGGGTCATGACGTCGGCAATGCTGGCATCGCGCATATCGACGCCGGTGTCGAAGACCCGGCGCAGGTCACCGTCGGTAAAGATACCGATGATGTTCATGTCGTCATCGCAGATAGCGGTCATACCTAAATTTTTACGAGTGATTTCCAGCAGCGCATCGCGCAGGGTGGCCTGCAGGCCGACGTGCGGGATCTCATCACCGGTATGCATAATATCATTGACGCGCAGCAACAGCTTACGACCGAGTGCGCCGCCCGGATGCGAGAGAGCGAAATCCTCAGCGGTAAAGCCGCGAGCCTCCAGCAGGGCGACGGCGAGGGCATCGCCCATCACCAGCGCGGCGGTGGTGCTGGAGGTGGGGGCCAGCCCTAATGGACAAGCCTCTTTCGGCACTTTCACGCACAGATGAATATCCGCCGCGCGCGCCATGCTGCTTTCAGGCCGGCTGGTGATGCAGATAAGCTTCACCTGCTGGCGTTTCAGGACCGGGATCAGCGCGAGGATTTCGTTCGATTCGCCGGAGTTCGACAGCGCAATCACCACGTCCTGCGGCGTAACCATGCCCAAATCGCCGTGCGCGGCTTCGCCAGGGTGGACAAAAAATGCCGACGTGCCGGTACTGGCGAAGGTTGCCGCCATCTTGCGGCCAATATGGCCGGATTTGCCCATCCCCATCACCACGACTTTCCCGCCGCAGCGGAAAATCGTTTCGCAGGCGCGGGTGAAATCTTCATTTATATATTGATCGAGCTGGGCCAGACCTTCACGTTCAATTTCCAGCACCTGACGGCCGGCCTGTTGAAAGTCAAAATCCGTGGGCAAATCTATTTGCGACATGATGTTATCCCGAGTCATTCAACGAAGAGCGGCGCTGTCCAGAACAGCATCGCCAACCAAACCACAAAACCACTGACCAGCAGCGCGCCAACCAGTCGTCCCGGCTGCTGCCTACGGCGCCAGCACAGCACCGCGAAGATGAGGCTGACCAGCAACATCACGCCATAGTCGCGGGTAAAGGCTTCCGCCGCAAAGGCTCCCGGCGCGATCAGCGCCGGCAAACCCAGCACCAGCGCAATATTGAGGATATTCGCGCCGATGATATTGCCGATGGCAATGTCATCTTCCCCTTTGCGCGCCCCGGCGATGGCGGTGGCCAGCTCCGGCAGGCTGGTGCCTATCGCCACTACCGTCAGGCCGACGGTTAGTTCGCTGATGGCAAAATAGTTTGCCAGCACCGTGCTGTTATCCACCACCATGCGGGTGGCCATCGGCATGACGATCATCGCCACCCCTAACCACAGCAGAGCGACCGGCAGCGACCCTTCACGCGGCAGTTCCGCCAGCTGTTCGCGGGTCAGGCTATCGCTTCCCTGGCGTTCCGCCAGACGGGCAATCTTGATGGTGAACAGCAGCCATAGCAGCGCCAGCGCCAGTAAAAACAGGCCGTCGAGACGGGACAGTTGACCATCATAGAGCACCAGCCCCGCCAGCACGCTGACCAGCAACATTAGCGGTAATTCGCGGCGCAGAATATCAGAATGCACGGTAAATGGCCTGAGTAAGGCAGCCAGACCGAGGATCAGGAGAATATTGGTGATATTGGAGCCGAGCGCGGTGCCCACCGCCAGATCGGTCTGCCCATGCAGCGAGGCCGCGGTGGAAACCATGATCTCTGGCAGGCTGGTGCCAATACTCACCACCGTCATACCGATGATCAGCGGCGGGATCCCCAACATGCGACAAAGGATGGAGGCGGCATAGACCAGACGATCGGCGCTGTAGACAACCAGCAATAAACCAATAATTAACAGAGCCGTCGCTAAGAGCATCTAAAGTCCTTTCTTCAGGTATAATCGTCGCCTCGCTGGGTTATCCCTACGCAGCGTAACGAATTCTTAATTTTGACTTTATGCGTGCCAAAAGTAAAACAAATGCCAGCTTTCGCTAACCTGTGCAGGTAAGATTCTGTAAAAATGTTGTGATTGTGGCGTAAGAAAGGGCGATGCTTGCCCATCAGGTGCTTAGTAAGGATGATTTTATGAGCCAAACTCAGGCGAATTTAGTTGAAGTGCGCGGTATCCGCTTTTCTCGCGGCGATCGCGTGATCTTCGACGACATCTCGCTGTCGGTGCCGCGCGGTAAAATTACTGCGATTATGGGACCTTCGGGGATCGGCAAGACTACCCTGTTACGCCTGATCGGCGGACAGATCCCGCCGGACAGGGGAGAGATCCTGTTCGATGGCGAGAACGTGCCGCAGATGACCCGTTCACGTCTGTACACGGTGCGTAAGCGGATGAGCATGCTGTTCCAGTCCGGGGCGCTGTTTACCGACCTCAATGTTTTTGACAACGTCGCCTACCCGCTGCGCGAACATACGCATCTGCCGCCTGCGCTGCTGCATACGACGGTGATGATGAAGCTGGAGGCGGTGGGGCTGCGCGGTGCGGCGAAGTTAATGCCCTCCGAGCTTTCCGGCGGCATGGCGCGCCGCGCCGCCCTGGCGAGGGCCATCGCCCTGGAGCCGGATCTCATTATGTTCGACGAACCGTTCGTCGGGCAGGATCCCATCACCATGGGCGTGCTGGTGAAGCTGATTTCTGAACTCAACAGCACGCTGGGCGTCACCTGCATCGTGGTTTCGCACGATGTGCCTGAGGTGCTGAGCATTGCGGACTATGCGTATATCGTGGCGGATAAAAAGATTGTCGCCCACGGCAGCGCCCAGTCGCTACGGGAGAATGCCGACCCTCGGGTTCGTCAGTTCATTGATGGTATTGCCGACGGCCCGGTGCCGTTCCGTTATCCGGCTGGCGACTATCACCATGATTTATTAGGCATAGGGAGTTGAGCGACTGATGCTGTTTAATGCGCTGGCCGCGCTAGGCCATCGCGGTATTAAAACCACCGCGACCTTCGGACGCGCCGGATTAATGCTGTTTAACGCCGTTGTCGGCAAACCAGAGTTTCGCAAGCACGCGCCGCTGCTGGTTCGTCAACTCTACAACGTCGGCGTTCTGTCGATGCTGATTATCATTGTATCGGGCCTGTTTATCGGTATGGTGCTCGGGCTGCAGGGTTATCTGGTCTTAACCACCTACAGCGCAGAGACCAGTCTTGGCATGCTGGTGGCGCTGTCGCTGCTGCGCGAGCTGGGGCCGGTGGTCGCCGCGCTGCTGTTTGCCGGTCGCGCCGGGTCGGCGCTGACCGCCGAGATTGGCCTGATGCGGGCCACGGAACAGCTCTCCAGTATGGAGATGATGGCGGTGGACCCACTGCGCCGCGTCATTTCTCCCCGTTTCTGGGCCGGCGTCATTTCGCTGCCGCTGCTGACGATTATCTTCGTCGCGGTGGGGATCTGGGGTGGCGCGCTGGTGGGCGTGAGCTGGAAGGGCATTGACGGTGGTTTTTTCTGGACCGCGATGCAAAATGCCGTCGACTGGCGAATGGATCTGGTGAACTGCCTGATTAAGAGCCTGGTATTCGCCATTACGGTAACCTGGATTGCGTTATTCAATGGTTATGACGCTATCCCCACTTCCGCCGGGATTAGCCGGGCGACTACGCGCACCGTGGTGCATGCGTCGCTGGCGGTTCTGGGGCTGGATTTTGTGCTGACTGCGCTGATGTTTGGGAATTGAGTTCATGCAAACGAAAAAAAATGAAATCTGGGTAGGGGTGTTCTTACTGGTGGCGCTGCTGGCGGCGCTGTTTGTCTGCCTGAAGGCTGCAAACGTCACCTCGTTACGTACCGAGCCGACTTACCGTCTTTACGCGACCTTCGATAATATCGGCGGCCTGAAAGCGCGCTCGCCGGTGCGCATCGGCGGTGTGGTTGTTGGCCGCGTGGCGGACATCACCCTCGACCCGAAAACCTATCTGCCGCGCGTGGAGCTCGATATTGATGAGCGCTACAACCATATCCCCGATACCAGTTCGCTGGCGATCCGCACCTCTGGTCTGCTGGGCGAGCAGTATCTGGCGCTGAACGTCGGTTTTGAAGACCCGGACCTCGGGACGACTATCCTTAAAGACGGCGGTACTATCCAGGACACCAAGTCCGCCATGGTGCTGGAAGATCTGATTGGTCAGTTCCTTTATAACAGCAAGGGCGGCGACAATCAGAATTCTGGCAATGATAAGGCCGAGGCAGAAGGTCATACTGACGCGACGCCGGCAGCCGGCACGACGCATTAATTTCAGGAGAAATACGATATGTTTAAACGCTTACTCATGGTCGCCATGCTGGTGATTGCCCCGCTGACCGCGGTCCAGGCGGCAGACCAGTCCAATCCGTATAAGCTGATGAATGAAGCGGCGCAGAAAACCTTCGATCGCCTGAAGAATGAACAGCCGAAGATCAAGGCCAACCCTAACTATCTGCGCGACATCGTCGACCAGGAGCTTCTGCCATATGTGCAGGTGAAGTATGCCGGCGCGCTGGTGCTGGGCCGCTATTACAAAGAAGCCACCCCGGCGCAGCGTGAAGCCTATTTTGCCGCCTTCCGTGAATACCTGAAGCAGGCCTATGGCCAGGCGCTGGCCATGTACCACGGTCAGACCTACCAGATTGCCCCTGAACAGCCGCTGGGCAGCGCGACCATCATTCCGATCCGCGTCACCATCCTCGACCCGAATGGCCGTCCGCCGGTACGTCTCGACTTCCAGTGGCGTAAAAACACCCAGACCGGCAACTGGCAGGCCTACGATATGATCGCGGAAGGGGTCAGCATGATCACCACCAAACAAAACGAGTGGAGCGATCTGCTGCGTACCAAGGGCGTTGATGGCCTGACCGCGCAGCTGAAAGCGATCTCCGCTCAGCCGATCACCCTGGAACAGAAAAAATAATGAGCGGGCAGCTGAGCTGGACTCGTGATGGCGAGACGCTGGCGCTGCACGGAGAGCTGGATCAGGATCTGCTGGTCCCGCTCTGGGAGGCTCGTGCCCAGGCGACGGCGGGGACAGCGATCATCGATCTCAGCCAGACCACGCGCGTGGACACGGCGGGCCTGGCGCTGTTAGTGCATTTTGTCGCGCTGATTCGCCGCCAGGGCCGGGAAGCGCAGCTGATCGGCAAGAGCGAAAATCTGCAAACGCTGGTCGGTCTTTACAACCTGCCTGCCGATATGATCCCATAATCTTTTCAGTGCCTTAGCGCTGAAGCTATTCCGAAAGCCCCGGCAATCTTTTCGCCGGGGCTTTTTGCTTGTTTAAGACCGCGCCACTTTCCTCTAAGATGTTGGGCTGTTTTCACTATCAGATAAATTTGAGCCCATGGAAAATCATGAAATTCAGACCGTGCTGATGAACGCACTCCCCCTCCAGGAAGTCCACGTCTCTGGCGATGGCAGCCACTTTCAGGTTATTGCTGTGGGTGAGATGTTCGATGGCATGAGTCGGGTTAAAAAGCAGCAGAGCGTCTACGCGCCGCTGATGGAATATATTGCTGACAACCGCATCCATGCGCTGTCGATCAAGGCCTTTACTCCGCAGGAGTGGGCGCGAGACCGCAAACTAAATGGCTTCTAAGCTGTGGGGGATCCCCTGCAGCGTATGTGAATTTTTAATAGAGAACAGAATCAATGGATAAATTCCGTGTTCAGGGGCCGACTCGCCTTCAGGGCGAAGTCACCATCTCCGGTGCAAAAAACGCCGCCCTGCCAATCCTCTTTTCCGCGCTGCTTGCCGAAGAGCCGGTAGAGATCCAGAACGTACCTAAGCTGAAAGATATCGATACCACCATGAAGCTGCTGAGTCAGCTGGGCGCGAAGGTAGAGCGCAATGGTTCGGTGTGGATTGACGCCGGCCCGGTCGATGTATTCTGTGCTCCGTACGATCTGGTGAAAACCATGCGCGCCTCTATCTGGGCGCTGGGCCCGCTGGTGGCGCGTTTCGGTCAGGGACAAGTTTCTCTGCCTGGCGGCTGCGCCATCGGCGCGCGTCCGGTCGATCTGCATATTAGCGGGCTGGAACAGCTGGGCGCCGAGATCAAACTGGAAGAAGGTTATGTTAAAGCCTCGGTCAATGGTCGTCTGAAAGGCGCGCATATCGTGATGGATAAAGTGAGCGTCGGCGCCACCGTCACTATCATGAGCGCAGCGACCCTCGCCGAGGGGACGACGATTATCGAAAACGCCGCTCGCGAGCCGGAGATCGTCGATACCGCGAACTTCCTTAACGCGCTGGGCGCAAAAATCAGCGGCCAGGGCACCGATCGCATCACCATCGAAGGTGTGCAGCGTCTGGGCGGCGGCGTTTACCGCGTGCTGCCGGACCGTATTGAAACCGGGACCTTCCTGGTTGCCGCAGCCATTTCCGGCGGCAAGATCCTCTGCCGTCACGCGCAACCAGATACCCTGGACGCCGTACTGGCGAAGCTGCGCGACGCCGGAGCGGACATCGAAACGGGCGAAGACTGGATCAGCCTTGATATGCACGGCAACCGTCCGAAAGCGGTTAACGTGCGTACCGCGCCGCATCCGGGCTTCCCGACCGATATGCAGGCCCAGTTCACGCTGCTCAACCTGGTCGCGGAAGGGACCGGCGTGATCACCGAAACGATCTTTGAAAACCGCTTTATGCACATTCCGGAACTGATCCGTATGGGCGCCCACGCGGAGATCGAGAGCAATACCGCGATCTGTCACGGCGTGGAGCAGCTTTCGGGCGCGCAGGTGATGGCGACCGATTTGCGTGCCTCGGCGAGCCTCGTGCTGGCAGGTTGTATCGCTGAGGGAACCACCATCGTCGATCGCATCTATCATATCGATCGTGGCTATGAGCGTATCGAAGACAAACTGCAGGCGCTGGGTGCCAATATTCAGCGCGTGAAAGGCGAGTAACCGCATCCTGTCAGGGCCCGGGCGTCTATCCCGGGTCCTTGTCGAACAATCACATCACTTGTCCATCTTCTTTTGACGCATCATCTGCGTTCTGTCGATAAACTCATGCGTTACCGGATCATGGTAGCGTGACGGCCAGATGACCCACGGCTGTGTATCCAGCGCCGTGGCGATGATTAATTCGCCTTTCGGCCAGGGGCGGGTCAGGGCGTTCGCCAGCGTTGAAGAACTCAGACCGTGCCGTCGCGACTCTGCCGCCAGCGATGTTCCCCGTTTACGTAATCCCGCAACAATATCTGCGGGATGCCAGTCGATGAACTTATCCATAAATTCTCCTGGTGATAAAGATCCTGATCGGCCCATATGGGCGACGGGGACACTATACCCGCGCACCAGGTAAGGTTCTAACAAGTTCTGTTAAAGCGCCGGAATATTCAGAATGTATCAAGGTATCCGGAAATTTACGGTAGGGAATGGGTTTTTACTGGAACTTTCCCGCGCATTGCGCGGGAAGGGGGAGGAGATTAATGATCGCGCTGAACCGCGATATGCGCCAGCCCGATCAAGGCTTCACGCCAGGGGGTGTCAGGGAGAACCTGCAGCGCGGCAATCGCTTTGTCAGCTTCTTCTTCGGCACGTTTCTGCGTCCACTCCAGCGAACCGCAGGCAGCCATCGTTTCCAGGACGGCATCCAGCAGATG is part of the Klebsiella quasipneumoniae subsp. quasipneumoniae genome and encodes:
- the mlaD gene encoding outer membrane lipid asymmetry maintenance protein MlaD, with product MQTKKNEIWVGVFLLVALLAALFVCLKAANVTSLRTEPTYRLYATFDNIGGLKARSPVRIGGVVVGRVADITLDPKTYLPRVELDIDERYNHIPDTSSLAIRTSGLLGEQYLALNVGFEDPDLGTTILKDGGTIQDTKSAMVLEDLIGQFLYNSKGGDNQNSGNDKAEAEGHTDATPAAGTTH
- the mlaB gene encoding lipid asymmetry maintenance protein MlaB; the protein is MSGQLSWTRDGETLALHGELDQDLLVPLWEARAQATAGTAIIDLSQTTRVDTAGLALLVHFVALIRRQGREAQLIGKSENLQTLVGLYNLPADMIP
- the sfsB gene encoding DNA-binding transcriptional regulator SfsB — protein: MDKFIDWHPADIVAGLRKRGTSLAAESRRHGLSSSTLANALTRPWPKGELIIATALDTQPWVIWPSRYHDPVTHEFIDRTQMMRQKKMDK
- the kdsC gene encoding 3-deoxy-manno-octulosonate-8-phosphatase KdsC, producing the protein MNNADAQLATCYGPVSQTFLDRAAKIRLLILDVDGVLSDGLIYMGNHGEELKAFNVRDGYGIRCALTSGIEVAIITGRKAKLVEDRCQTLGITHLYQGQSDKLLAFRDLTDKLGVRPEEVAYIGDDLIDWPVMAEVGLSVAVADAHPLLLPRADYITRINGGRGAVREVCDLLLLAQGKLDEAKGQSI
- the mlaC gene encoding phospholipid-binding protein MlaC, with amino-acid sequence MFKRLLMVAMLVIAPLTAVQAADQSNPYKLMNEAAQKTFDRLKNEQPKIKANPNYLRDIVDQELLPYVQVKYAGALVLGRYYKEATPAQREAYFAAFREYLKQAYGQALAMYHGQTYQIAPEQPLGSATIIPIRVTILDPNGRPPVRLDFQWRKNTQTGNWQAYDMIAEGVSMITTKQNEWSDLLRTKGVDGLTAQLKAISAQPITLEQKK
- the mlaE gene encoding lipid asymmetry maintenance ABC transporter permease subunit MlaE, which gives rise to MLFNALAALGHRGIKTTATFGRAGLMLFNAVVGKPEFRKHAPLLVRQLYNVGVLSMLIIIVSGLFIGMVLGLQGYLVLTTYSAETSLGMLVALSLLRELGPVVAALLFAGRAGSALTAEIGLMRATEQLSSMEMMAVDPLRRVISPRFWAGVISLPLLTIIFVAVGIWGGALVGVSWKGIDGGFFWTAMQNAVDWRMDLVNCLIKSLVFAITVTWIALFNGYDAIPTSAGISRATTRTVVHASLAVLGLDFVLTALMFGN
- a CDS encoding calcium/sodium antiporter, with protein sequence MLLATALLIIGLLLVVYSADRLVYAASILCRMLGIPPLIIGMTVVSIGTSLPEIMVSTAASLHGQTDLAVGTALGSNITNILLILGLAALLRPFTVHSDILRRELPLMLLVSVLAGLVLYDGQLSRLDGLFLLALALLWLLFTIKIARLAERQGSDSLTREQLAELPREGSLPVALLWLGVAMIVMPMATRMVVDNSTVLANYFAISELTVGLTVVAIGTSLPELATAIAGARKGEDDIAIGNIIGANILNIALVLGLPALIAPGAFAAEAFTRDYGVMLLVSLIFAVLCWRRRQQPGRLVGALLVSGFVVWLAMLFWTAPLFVE
- the ibaG gene encoding BolA family iron metabolism protein IbaG; translation: MENHEIQTVLMNALPLQEVHVSGDGSHFQVIAVGEMFDGMSRVKKQQSVYAPLMEYIADNRIHALSIKAFTPQEWARDRKLNGF
- the kdsD gene encoding arabinose-5-phosphate isomerase KdsD, with product MTRDNIMSQIDLPTDFDFQQAGRQVLEIEREGLAQLDQYINEDFTRACETIFRCGGKVVVMGMGKSGHIGRKMAATFASTGTSAFFVHPGEAAHGDLGMVTPQDVVIALSNSGESNEILALIPVLKRQQVKLICITSRPESSMARAADIHLCVKVPKEACPLGLAPTSSTTAALVMGDALAVALLEARGFTAEDFALSHPGGALGRKLLLRVNDIMHTGDEIPHVGLQATLRDALLEITRKNLGMTAICDDDMNIIGIFTDGDLRRVFDTGVDMRDASIADVMTRGGIRIRPGTLAVDALNLMQSRHITCVLVADGDHLLGVVHMHDLLRAGVV
- the mlaF gene encoding phospholipid ABC transporter ATP-binding protein MlaF, encoding MSQTQANLVEVRGIRFSRGDRVIFDDISLSVPRGKITAIMGPSGIGKTTLLRLIGGQIPPDRGEILFDGENVPQMTRSRLYTVRKRMSMLFQSGALFTDLNVFDNVAYPLREHTHLPPALLHTTVMMKLEAVGLRGAAKLMPSELSGGMARRAALARAIALEPDLIMFDEPFVGQDPITMGVLVKLISELNSTLGVTCIVVSHDVPEVLSIADYAYIVADKKIVAHGSAQSLRENADPRVRQFIDGIADGPVPFRYPAGDYHHDLLGIGS
- the murA gene encoding UDP-N-acetylglucosamine 1-carboxyvinyltransferase, translated to MDKFRVQGPTRLQGEVTISGAKNAALPILFSALLAEEPVEIQNVPKLKDIDTTMKLLSQLGAKVERNGSVWIDAGPVDVFCAPYDLVKTMRASIWALGPLVARFGQGQVSLPGGCAIGARPVDLHISGLEQLGAEIKLEEGYVKASVNGRLKGAHIVMDKVSVGATVTIMSAATLAEGTTIIENAAREPEIVDTANFLNALGAKISGQGTDRITIEGVQRLGGGVYRVLPDRIETGTFLVAAAISGGKILCRHAQPDTLDAVLAKLRDAGADIETGEDWISLDMHGNRPKAVNVRTAPHPGFPTDMQAQFTLLNLVAEGTGVITETIFENRFMHIPELIRMGAHAEIESNTAICHGVEQLSGAQVMATDLRASASLVLAGCIAEGTTIVDRIYHIDRGYERIEDKLQALGANIQRVKGE